The following DNA comes from Catenulispora sp. EB89.
GCTTCGCCGCGCCCCGGCTGGCCGCCGCCCAGGAGATGCGGGCCGGCGTCGCGGAGATCGCGCACGAGTCGTTCGACGGCGGCCTGGTCGTGAAGACCCTCGGCCGTGAGGACGTGGAAACCGGGCGTTTCGCGGAAGCCGCCGACCGGCTGCGGGACGCGAACATCGCCGCCGGCCGCGCCCGCGCGTTCTTCGACCCGGCGCTGGAGGCGGTCCCGAACCTCGGCGTGCTGGTCGCGCTGCTGGTCGGCACCTCCAGAGTCGCCTCCGGCGCGATCCAGGCCGGGCAGGTCGTGCAGGTCGCGTACCTGATCACGCTGCTGGCCTTCCCGCTGCGCGCCATCGGCTGGGTGCTGGGCGAGCTGCCGCGCTCGGTGGTCGGCTACAGCCGGGTCAAGGCCGTGCTGCAAGCGCAGGGCGACATGGAGTACGGCACGCGGCAGGCGCCCGCCGGCGGCGCGGCCGACGTCCGCCTGGAACACGTCGACTTCGGCTACGACGGCCAGGCCATCCTGCGCGACGTCGACCTGACCCTGCGGCCCGGCTCGACCGTGGCCCTGGTCGGGCCGACCGGCGCCGGCAAGTCCACGCTCACCGGCCTGCTGGCCCGGCTGGCCGACCCGGACAGCGGCACCGTCCGGCTGGACGGCACCGACGTCCGCGAGTTCGCCCGCGGCCAGATCCCGGCGCAGGTCTCGCTGGTCCCGCAGCAGACCTTCCTGTTCGCCGACAGCATCCGCGACAACATCCGCCTGGACAGCGACGCCGACGACGAACAGGTCTGGGCCGCGCTGCGGCTGGCGCAGGCCGAACGGTTCGTCCAGCGCCTGCCCGAGGGCCTGGACGCGGTCATCGGCGAGCGCGGCGCGACCCTGTCCGGCGGCCAGCGGCAGCGGCTGGCGCTGGCCAGGGCGCTGATCCGGCGGCCCCGGCTGCTGATCCTGGACGACTGCACCGCCAGCGTGGACCCGCAGGTCGAGGCCGCGATCCTGGGCGGGCTGCGGGACGCCGCCGGCCGCGGCACGCTGGCCTCCACGGTCCTGGTGGTGGCCTACCGCAAGGCCACGATCGCGCTGGCCGACGAGGTGGTGTACGTGGAGCACGGCCGGGTCGTGGACCGCGGGCCGCACCTGGAGCTGGTCGAGCGGTGCGCGGGGTACCGCGACCTGATCACCGCCTACGAGCGCGACCACGAGGAGCGCGACGCGGCGCACGAGAAGGAACAGCGGGACAGCGAGAAGCGCGACAGCGACAAGCGGGACAGCGACAAGCGCGACAGCGAGCTGCAGGAGGCCGGCCGATGAGCACCGCGACCGCCGACGCGAAGTCCGGCGCCAAGAACGCCGACGCCAAGAAGGCCGGCACGAAGAAGACCGGCGCCAAGAAGGCTGATGCCGATCTCGACGACGACCTCGGCACCGAAGAGAACACCGTCGCCCCCGGCGGCTACCAGCTCCCTGAAGCCCTCGACGGCGGCTACGCCGTCCTGCGCCGCGGCGTCCGCCTGGCCCCGGCCTTCACCAAGGGCCTGGGCTGGACCGTGGCCCTGGCGCTGATCGCCACCGTGGGCCGGGTCGTGATCCCGCTGACCGTGCAGCAGACGCTGGACCACGGGATCCTCGCCAAGGGCGGCCCGGACTACGGCGAGGTGCGCGATATGGTCGCGCTCAGCGCCGTGGCCGTGCTGATCACCGCGGTGTCGGCGTACCTGATGAACTTCCGGCTCTACACCTCCAGCGAGCGCGGGCTGGCCGAGGTGCGTACCAAGGCCTTCCGGCACGTCCACGACCTGTCGCTGCTGCACCAGCAGGCCGAGCAGCGCGGCGCCCTGGTCAGCCGGGTCACCAGCGACATCGACACGGTCACGGTGTTCATCCAGCAGGGCGGCATGCAGCTGTTCGTGGCCGTCGCGCAGGTCGTGGTCGTCACGATCGTGATGGCCGTGTTCTCCTGGCAGCTGACGATCCTGGTCTGGGTCTGCTTCGTGCCGATGTTCCTGGTCATGCGCAAGATCCAGGGCCGGACCGGCCGCGCGTACCGCAAGGTGCGGCGGCGCTACGGGAAGATGCTCGGCGAGGTCTCCGAGGCGCTGGTGGGCGCCGACGTGCTGCGCGCTTACGGCATCGAGGACCGCACCGGCCGCCGGATCGGCGCGGCCGTTGAGGACACCCGCGACTCGCAGGTGCGGACGCAGCGGCTGATCGTCGTCACGTTCTCCATGGGCGAGCTGGTCGCCGGGGTGGTCAACGCCGCGATCGTGGTGGTCGGGGTGATGATCGGGGTCGGCGGCCACCTGTCCGCCGGCGACCTGACGGCGATGCTGTTCCTGGTGAACCTGTTCATCTCGCCGGTGCAGTTCGCCACCGAGCAGCTGAACGAGGCGCAGAACGCCATCGCCGGCTGGCGCCGCATCGTCGGCCTGCTGGAGCAGCCGCCGGACGTGGTGGACCCGGGCACCGCCGGCGTCACACCGCCGGACGGGCCGCTGGGCGTCGGGTTCGAGGACGTCGTGTTCGCCTACCCCGGCGGCGCCCCGGTCCTGCACTCGCTGAGCACGCAGATCACGCCGCGCACGCGCGTGGCGGTGGTCGGCGAGACCGGCTCGGGCAAGACCACGTTCGCCAAGCTGCTGACCCGGCTGATGGACCCGAGCTCCGGCCGCATCCTGCTCAACGGCGTGCCGCTGAAGGACGTCGACTTCGAAACGCTGCGCTCCCGCATGGTGATGGTGCCGCAGGACGGCTTCCTGTTCGACATGACCGTCGGCGACAACGTGCGCTACGGCAAGCCCGGGGCCACCGACGCCGAGGTGCGCCGCGCCTTCGAGGACCTGGGCCTGACCGACTGGCTCGACGGCCTGCCCGAGGGCCTGGACACCCGGGTCGGCCAGCGCGGCGAGTCGCTGTCGGCGGGGGAGCGGCAGCTGGTGGCGCTGGCCCGGGCCTACATCGCCGACCCGGACCTGCTGGTGCTCGACGAGGCCACCTCGGCCGTCGACCCGGCTACCGAGGTGCGGATCACGCGCGCGCTGGACGGCCTGACGCGCGGCCGGACGTCGATCGCCATCGCGCACCGGCTGTCCACGGCCGAGGCCGCCGACGAGGTGTTCGTGTTCGACGCCGGCCGGATCGTGGAGCGCGGGCCGCACCGGGAGCTCGTGGGCGCCGGCGGGGTGTACTCGGGGCTGTACGAGAGCTGGGCGCGGCAGCAGTCGTCGTAGCGGGGGAGTGTTGTGACAGGGCGCGCGTCGGCCGGGTGTTTCCGGGCGGCGCGCGCTTTGTTGCTCGGCTGCCGGGTCAGTCGGCGGTGTCGGTCGGCTGGTTCTTCTCGTCGCCGGGCTTGTCATCGCCGGGCCGCGGGTCGCCGGGCCGCACCCAGCGCGTCTCGATCCCGCCGTGCTTGAGCCGGCCCACGATCCGGATCCGCAGCGTCGTCGGCGCACCGTCGCCGGAGTCCCGGGTGATCGTCGTCCCGCCGAACTTCACCGCCAGGTCGTTGGCGTCCACCACCATGCCCGGCGTCAGGAATAGCGTCACCCCGCCGCCGACCACCTGCAGGTCCACGACCAGCTCCGGCCCGGTCTGCACGGCCTGCGTCAGGTCCAGCTCGACCGCGGACCACCGGGTCCGCACCACCAGGCGCTCCGGCAGCGTCCAGTCGCCGTCGCGGCGCACGAACCCGTGCTTCTGCTTGACGGCCAGCGGCTTGGCCGCGCGCTTCGCCGCCGGCGGAGGCACGGCGACCCCGGCGCCGGGCCCCGGACCCAGGTCGGCCGTCAGCGGCGCCAACGCCTCGAAGGTGCGCGCCGTCAATGCCGTCTCGACGCGCTCGTCGTACTCCGCCGGATCGAGCCGGCCGTCGGCGACCGCCGCGCGCAGCATGTCGATGACCCGGTCACGGTCCTCGTCGGAGGCACGCAGCGCGGGTGACTTGGCCGGCTCGGTCGACATTCGCAGGTCCCTTCTACGCGGCCATGGTTACCTTCACGTTATATCGCAAACCCGGGCCCGGGTCGTCCGCGGGCTGAACCCGCCCGATCCGGCGATCCGCACCGGGGCGACAATGGGTGCATGACCGACGAAGTCCCCACCGCAGCCCTCCTTCCGGCGATCGCCTCGCGGCTCAAGCGCGACGAGCACGGCCTGTTCGCCGCGATCGCGCAGCAGCACGACACCGGCGAGGTGCTGATGCTGGCGT
Coding sequences within:
- a CDS encoding ABC transporter ATP-binding protein, whose amino-acid sequence is MAIRTEPRVFAAAVTGSAVYGIMTVGAAWAVGWATDHAVLPAFRAGKVPTGATLTAGLLILGVALAKVLGIIGRRLLAGVMQFRLQSRYRRAVSERYLQLPLSWHRRHPTGQLLSNAGSDVDMTWQFIAPLPMSLGVLIMMVAALVSMVLTDPVLAIIGFLLFPAIIVLNTVYQRFAAPRLAAAQEMRAGVAEIAHESFDGGLVVKTLGREDVETGRFAEAADRLRDANIAAGRARAFFDPALEAVPNLGVLVALLVGTSRVASGAIQAGQVVQVAYLITLLAFPLRAIGWVLGELPRSVVGYSRVKAVLQAQGDMEYGTRQAPAGGAADVRLEHVDFGYDGQAILRDVDLTLRPGSTVALVGPTGAGKSTLTGLLARLADPDSGTVRLDGTDVREFARGQIPAQVSLVPQQTFLFADSIRDNIRLDSDADDEQVWAALRLAQAERFVQRLPEGLDAVIGERGATLSGGQRQRLALARALIRRPRLLILDDCTASVDPQVEAAILGGLRDAAGRGTLASTVLVVAYRKATIALADEVVYVEHGRVVDRGPHLELVERCAGYRDLITAYERDHEERDAAHEKEQRDSEKRDSDKRDSDKRDSELQEAGR
- a CDS encoding ABC transporter ATP-binding protein, encoding MSTATADAKSGAKNADAKKAGTKKTGAKKADADLDDDLGTEENTVAPGGYQLPEALDGGYAVLRRGVRLAPAFTKGLGWTVALALIATVGRVVIPLTVQQTLDHGILAKGGPDYGEVRDMVALSAVAVLITAVSAYLMNFRLYTSSERGLAEVRTKAFRHVHDLSLLHQQAEQRGALVSRVTSDIDTVTVFIQQGGMQLFVAVAQVVVVTIVMAVFSWQLTILVWVCFVPMFLVMRKIQGRTGRAYRKVRRRYGKMLGEVSEALVGADVLRAYGIEDRTGRRIGAAVEDTRDSQVRTQRLIVVTFSMGELVAGVVNAAIVVVGVMIGVGGHLSAGDLTAMLFLVNLFISPVQFATEQLNEAQNAIAGWRRIVGLLEQPPDVVDPGTAGVTPPDGPLGVGFEDVVFAYPGGAPVLHSLSTQITPRTRVAVVGETGSGKTTFAKLLTRLMDPSSGRILLNGVPLKDVDFETLRSRMVMVPQDGFLFDMTVGDNVRYGKPGATDAEVRRAFEDLGLTDWLDGLPEGLDTRVGQRGESLSAGERQLVALARAYIADPDLLVLDEATSAVDPATEVRITRALDGLTRGRTSIAIAHRLSTAEAADEVFVFDAGRIVERGPHRELVGAGGVYSGLYESWARQQSS
- a CDS encoding DUF1707 domain-containing protein, whose product is MSTEPAKSPALRASDEDRDRVIDMLRAAVADGRLDPAEYDERVETALTARTFEALAPLTADLGPGPGAGVAVPPPAAKRAAKPLAVKQKHGFVRRDGDWTLPERLVVRTRWSAVELDLTQAVQTGPELVVDLQVVGGGVTLFLTPGMVVDANDLAVKFGGTTITRDSGDGAPTTLRIRIVGRLKHGGIETRWVRPGDPRPGDDKPGDEKNQPTDTAD